Proteins encoded in a region of the Zunongwangia endophytica genome:
- the murG gene encoding undecaprenyldiphospho-muramoylpentapeptide beta-N-acetylglucosaminyltransferase yields the protein MSKDLRIILSGGGTGGHIYPAIAIADEVKRRYPDAKIKFVGAQDKMEMEKVPQAGYEIEGLWISGLQRKLTLKNLMFPFKLLNSISKSKKIIKDFKPNVAIGTGGFASGPLLHVANKQEIPTLLQEQNSFPGITNKILAKKANVICAAYDEVKRFFPKEKVKKTGNPVRQDLLNIDTKREEAQNFFNLNNNKKTVLVLGGSLGARRVNQLVAQHSDRLKQEDVQLIWQCGKLYYEDYKSYTEGNVQVHQFLNRMDLAYAAADVIISRAGAGSVSELCIVGKPVIFIPSPNVAEDHQTKNAMAVTKNDAAITIGENELEEKFENTFFDLLNNESQQKKLGVNIKKMALPNATADIVDEIEKLIIRKA from the coding sequence ATGAGTAAAGATTTACGCATCATATTATCTGGTGGAGGTACGGGAGGTCATATCTACCCGGCCATTGCTATTGCCGATGAGGTAAAGCGCCGCTATCCCGATGCGAAGATCAAGTTTGTGGGAGCGCAGGATAAAATGGAGATGGAGAAAGTACCACAAGCAGGTTATGAAATCGAAGGTCTTTGGATTAGCGGTTTACAACGAAAGCTAACGCTTAAAAATCTAATGTTTCCTTTCAAATTGTTGAATAGCATTAGTAAATCCAAAAAGATCATTAAGGATTTTAAGCCAAACGTAGCTATTGGAACGGGAGGATTTGCAAGCGGACCTTTACTTCATGTGGCGAATAAGCAGGAGATACCAACCTTGCTTCAGGAACAAAATTCGTTTCCCGGCATCACAAATAAGATCTTGGCCAAAAAAGCCAATGTAATTTGTGCCGCTTACGATGAAGTAAAGCGTTTTTTTCCGAAGGAAAAAGTAAAGAAAACAGGAAATCCCGTAAGACAGGATTTATTAAATATAGATACCAAGAGAGAAGAAGCACAAAATTTCTTCAATCTTAATAATAATAAAAAAACAGTGCTTGTTCTTGGCGGAAGTTTAGGAGCAAGAAGAGTGAATCAGTTAGTCGCTCAGCATTCCGATAGATTGAAGCAGGAAGATGTGCAGCTTATCTGGCAATGTGGGAAATTGTATTACGAAGATTACAAATCTTATACTGAAGGAAACGTGCAGGTGCATCAGTTTTTAAACCGAATGGATTTGGCGTATGCTGCAGCAGATGTGATTATTTCGAGAGCGGGAGCAGGAAGCGTATCTGAATTGTGTATCGTAGGGAAACCGGTAATTTTTATACCGTCTCCCAATGTTGCTGAAGATCACCAGACTAAAAATGCTATGGCAGTGACTAAAAATGATGCTGCTATCACCATTGGTGAGAACGAGCTTGAAGAGAAATTTGAAAATACCTTTTTTGATTTGCTGAATAACGAAAGTCAGCAGAAAAAATTAGGAGTAAATATTAAGAAAATGGCCTTGCCAAATGCAACGGCTGATATTGTAGACGAAATTGAAAAACTAATTATCAGAAAAGCTTAG
- the murC gene encoding UDP-N-acetylmuramate--L-alanine ligase: MNTLSHIQNFYFIGIGGIGMSALARFFKSQGKNVAGYDKTASVLTKELEAEGIFVTFIDEISEIPQQFKDAENTLVVYTPAVPRENLQYQYFIQEQYILKKRAEVLGLVSRDRFTLAVAGTHGKTTTTAILGHLLKETNAPVTAFLGGVSEDIQSNLILKGDEVIVAEADEFDRSFLHLSPNIAAINSMDADHLDIYGVNEHLQASFKAFAELLPEDGTLFIKNGLPLKGKTIGIEDDADFSAINIKIIDGSYHFDLKTPSEIIEGFILHLPGRHNVMNAVTALAMALEYGTSSKELGEALKSFAGVRRRFSYKLKSKRFTLIDDYAHHPAEIDAVFSAVEEMYPEIPNLVIFQPHLFSRTRDFADDFAEKLSQFDEVLLMDIYPAREKPIEGVNSEWLLNKIDNPNKQLVQRKDLVAKIKQSKAKVVLMLGAGDIGNEVEQVKKAFEDEI; encoded by the coding sequence TTGAATACGTTAAGTCACATACAAAACTTTTATTTTATCGGTATTGGCGGTATCGGGATGAGTGCGTTAGCGCGTTTCTTTAAATCCCAGGGAAAAAATGTCGCCGGTTACGATAAAACAGCTTCAGTGCTTACTAAAGAATTGGAGGCTGAAGGTATTTTTGTGACTTTTATTGATGAGATTAGTGAAATTCCGCAGCAATTTAAAGATGCAGAGAACACTTTAGTAGTATATACTCCGGCAGTTCCAAGAGAGAATTTACAATATCAATATTTCATTCAGGAACAGTATATTCTGAAGAAACGAGCAGAGGTACTTGGATTAGTAAGTCGTGATCGTTTTACGCTTGCGGTTGCAGGAACTCACGGGAAAACGACCACAACAGCTATTTTAGGACATTTACTGAAAGAAACAAATGCTCCGGTAACAGCATTTTTGGGCGGAGTTAGTGAAGACATCCAGAGTAATTTAATTCTGAAGGGTGATGAAGTTATTGTTGCTGAAGCAGATGAATTTGATCGGTCTTTTCTTCATCTTTCACCAAATATAGCGGCTATTAATTCTATGGACGCCGATCATTTAGATATTTACGGAGTAAATGAACATTTGCAGGCTTCATTTAAAGCCTTTGCAGAGTTACTTCCTGAAGACGGAACGCTTTTTATCAAAAACGGACTTCCGCTAAAAGGGAAAACTATAGGAATTGAAGATGATGCTGATTTTTCAGCAATTAATATAAAGATTATCGACGGGAGTTATCATTTCGATCTAAAAACGCCGTCTGAAATTATAGAAGGATTTATTCTTCATTTGCCCGGCAGACATAATGTAATGAATGCTGTTACTGCTTTAGCTATGGCACTGGAATATGGAACTTCTTCAAAAGAATTGGGTGAAGCATTAAAAAGTTTTGCAGGTGTTCGTAGACGATTTTCGTATAAGCTAAAATCCAAAAGGTTTACGCTTATCGATGATTATGCGCATCATCCCGCAGAGATAGATGCAGTTTTTAGTGCGGTGGAAGAAATGTATCCTGAAATACCCAATTTGGTCATTTTTCAGCCTCATTTATTCAGTAGAACAAGAGATTTTGCAGATGATTTTGCTGAAAAATTATCGCAATTTGATGAAGTTTTGCTGATGGATATTTATCCGGCAAGAGAAAAACCGATCGAAGGAGTAAATTCAGAATGGTTACTGAATAAAATTGATAATCCAAACAAGCAACTTGTCCAAAGAAAGGATTTAGTTGCTAAAATTAAGCAAAGTAAAGCGAAAGTTGTATTGATGCTTGGCGCTGGTGATATTGGGAATGAAGTAGAACAGGTTAAAAAAGCATTCGAAGATGAAATCTAA
- a CDS encoding cell division protein FtsQ/DivIB, whose product MKSKLGYIKFVLLIALVAFLFGFAEKRHDNRKMTGTEVHFTDSENLYITVDSVNNLLIQNEEGDSNLGEETLDLNKVETLLNSNDMIENAEVFLNLDGKLSAIVSQRKPIGRAVGNQSFYLDRKGKVMPLSENFSARVPLMLGFNEVNIFEAYPLVSYIKNDSFLSKHITAVNRLENGRYELKMRKLDFVVYFGAVKNIELKFNNFKAFYKKALIDEKLDTYKKVNLQFGNQVVCTKK is encoded by the coding sequence ATGAAATCTAAGTTAGGTTACATAAAATTTGTGCTTTTAATCGCCTTGGTAGCTTTTCTATTTGGTTTTGCAGAGAAGCGTCACGACAACCGAAAAATGACCGGAACAGAAGTTCATTTTACAGATAGTGAGAACTTGTATATCACGGTAGATTCAGTTAATAACTTGTTGATACAAAATGAAGAAGGGGACTCTAACCTGGGTGAAGAAACTTTAGATTTGAATAAGGTAGAGACGCTGCTAAATAGCAACGATATGATTGAAAATGCAGAGGTTTTTCTTAATCTTGATGGAAAACTTTCAGCAATTGTAAGTCAGCGTAAACCCATCGGTAGGGCAGTCGGTAATCAGTCTTTTTATTTAGATAGAAAAGGAAAAGTGATGCCGCTTTCAGAGAATTTTTCTGCTCGCGTGCCTTTGATGCTAGGATTTAATGAAGTTAATATTTTTGAGGCATATCCGTTGGTAAGTTATATTAAAAATGATAGTTTCCTAAGTAAGCATATTACTGCTGTAAATCGTCTAGAAAATGGGCGTTATGAATTGAAGATGCGGAAGCTCGATTTCGTAGTGTACTTTGGAGCAGTTAAAAATATAGAATTGAAGTTTAACAATTTTAAGGCATTTTATAAAAAGGCTTTAATAGATGAAAAGTTAGATACCTATAAAAAAGTGAATTTACAGTTTGGGAACCAAGTTGTATGCACTAAAAAGTAA
- the ftsA gene encoding cell division protein FtsA has product MEQNDIAVGLDIGTTKIVAMIGKKNEYGKVEIVGIGKSKSLGVHRGVVNNITQTIQSIQQAIQEAEADSGLKISDVVVGIAGQHIRSLQHSDYITRPNPEEVIDAEDIHSLCNQVHKLVMLPGEEIIHVLPQEFKVDGQAEIKEPIGMYGGRLEANFHVVVGQVSSIRNIGRCVKSAGLDLSAVTLEPLASANAVLSQEEKEAGVALIDIGGGTTDLAIFKDGIIRHTAVIPFGGNVITEDIKEGCSIIEKQAELLKIKFGSAWPGENKDNEIVSIPGLRGREPKEITLKNLSKIIHARVVEIIEQVYLEIKNYGHEDQKKKLIGGLVLTGGGAQLKHLKQLVEYITGMDTRIGFPNEHLAGSNDSETTSPVYATAVGLVMNSLETSKSSFQEEAVLKEKEPESVQVEEEGPAPEREEPQVQVEQPKPRKSVFDKWAEKFKDFLDNAE; this is encoded by the coding sequence ATGGAGCAAAATGATATTGCAGTAGGGCTGGATATAGGGACCACCAAGATTGTTGCCATGATTGGCAAGAAGAATGAATATGGAAAGGTAGAGATCGTTGGGATTGGTAAATCTAAAAGTCTTGGCGTACATCGTGGCGTAGTAAACAACATTACCCAGACCATACAATCCATACAGCAGGCCATTCAGGAAGCTGAAGCAGATTCTGGCTTAAAAATTAGTGATGTTGTGGTGGGAATTGCCGGGCAACATATAAGAAGTTTGCAGCATAGTGATTATATCACAAGACCAAATCCTGAAGAAGTTATAGATGCTGAAGATATTCACAGCTTATGTAATCAGGTTCATAAATTAGTGATGCTTCCGGGAGAGGAAATTATCCATGTGCTTCCACAGGAATTTAAAGTAGATGGCCAAGCTGAAATTAAAGAGCCAATCGGAATGTACGGTGGTCGTTTGGAAGCAAATTTCCACGTAGTAGTAGGTCAGGTTTCTTCCATAAGAAATATCGGGCGTTGTGTGAAAAGTGCAGGATTAGATCTTTCTGCAGTAACGTTAGAGCCATTAGCTTCGGCAAATGCAGTATTGAGTCAGGAAGAAAAAGAAGCAGGTGTAGCGTTAATCGATATAGGTGGTGGTACAACCGATCTTGCAATTTTTAAAGATGGAATTATAAGACATACTGCAGTGATTCCATTTGGAGGAAATGTAATTACTGAAGATATTAAGGAAGGTTGCTCTATCATAGAAAAGCAGGCAGAATTGCTGAAAATCAAATTTGGATCTGCATGGCCTGGAGAAAATAAGGATAATGAGATTGTTTCTATTCCTGGGCTTCGCGGTAGAGAACCGAAAGAGATTACATTAAAAAACCTTTCTAAAATAATTCATGCTCGTGTAGTAGAAATTATTGAACAGGTGTATTTAGAAATAAAGAATTACGGTCACGAAGATCAGAAGAAAAAATTGATCGGTGGCCTTGTATTAACTGGTGGAGGTGCACAGTTAAAGCATCTTAAGCAGTTGGTAGAATATATTACCGGGATGGATACCAGAATCGGTTTCCCTAACGAGCATTTAGCTGGTAGCAATGATAGCGAAACCACAAGTCCTGTTTATGCAACCGCAGTAGGATTGGTGATGAATAGTTTGGAAACCAGCAAAAGTAGTTTTCAGGAAGAAGCCGTTTTGAAGGAAAAAGAACCTGAGTCGGTACAAGTGGAAGAAGAAGGTCCTGCGCCAGAGCGAGAAGAACCTCAGGTACAGGTAGAACAGCCTAAGCCCCGAAAAAGCGTTTTCGATAAATGGGCAGAAAAGTTCAAAGATTTTTTAGATAATGCAGAGTAA
- the ftsZ gene encoding cell division protein FtsZ, with protein sequence MSNTEFGDISFDLPKNQSNVIKVIGVGGGGSNAINHMYQLGIKGVDFVICNTDSQALENSTVPNKIQLGVSLTEGLGAGANPQIGEQAAVESFDEIKNMLDVNTKMVFITAGMGGGTGTGAAPVIAKQAKEMDILTVGIVTIPFQFEGRMRNEQAQRGVEKLRSHVDSLIVINNNKLREVYGNLGFKAGFSKADEVLATASRGIAEVITHHYTQNIDLRDAKTVLSNSGTAIMGSANASGASRAQDAIAKALDSPLLNDNKITGAQNVLLLIVSGSEEITIDEIGEINDHIQGEAGHSANIIMGVGEDESLEGAISVTIIATGFNVEQQDEITNTETKKIIHTLEDEQKAEHEFPSNKQNPGSFTELPLVEEDKEEEAPKKIVHTLDENLEEMDSAQPQTKREEPQPKPQMQPQARPQQKEVVRNEPSPAPAKDPDLYTPPSAYNMDVFYDDVNPEDFVINDTNAESDNSGNEEDEDDQFMFTFDFPINKEQQKEPVSREQVEAPKQQPQQEVKQQSVIRHTLNTDEPTNEVKDIEVNEPVEVVSASENSAEGAVKRYSLDDYMEFEQQLENSKPASKPKKEEPKEESIAFEKRTVQPAPQKEDSQDENPFNNPIPEHVVERAAERRAKMKEFNYKFRSNASQIEEIEKQPAYKRAGINLDSSNPGESKMSRTTLGQDENNDLQFRRNNSFLHDNVD encoded by the coding sequence ATGAGCAATACAGAATTCGGAGACATATCATTCGATTTACCAAAGAATCAATCGAACGTCATCAAAGTTATTGGTGTAGGTGGTGGAGGTAGTAACGCTATTAACCACATGTATCAATTAGGGATTAAAGGAGTAGATTTTGTAATCTGTAACACAGATTCGCAAGCTCTTGAAAATAGTACCGTTCCTAACAAAATCCAATTAGGGGTAAGCCTTACAGAGGGATTAGGAGCCGGGGCTAATCCACAAATCGGGGAGCAGGCAGCAGTAGAAAGCTTTGACGAGATTAAAAACATGCTTGATGTAAATACCAAAATGGTATTTATTACTGCAGGTATGGGAGGAGGTACCGGTACAGGTGCAGCTCCTGTAATCGCAAAACAGGCAAAAGAAATGGATATTCTTACTGTTGGGATTGTAACTATTCCTTTTCAGTTTGAAGGTCGAATGAGGAATGAGCAGGCGCAACGAGGTGTAGAAAAACTACGTAGCCATGTTGATTCTCTAATTGTAATAAATAACAATAAGCTTCGTGAAGTTTACGGTAATCTTGGTTTTAAAGCTGGATTCTCTAAGGCCGATGAAGTGTTAGCAACAGCTTCCAGAGGTATTGCTGAAGTTATAACACACCACTATACACAAAATATTGACCTTAGAGATGCTAAGACAGTATTAAGTAATAGCGGTACTGCAATAATGGGATCTGCAAATGCTTCAGGTGCAAGTCGTGCTCAGGATGCTATCGCCAAAGCTCTAGATTCTCCGTTATTAAATGATAATAAAATTACTGGTGCTCAAAATGTATTGCTATTAATTGTTTCCGGTTCCGAAGAAATTACTATTGATGAAATAGGTGAAATTAACGATCATATTCAGGGAGAAGCTGGTCATAGTGCTAATATCATTATGGGTGTTGGTGAAGACGAGTCTCTTGAAGGTGCCATCTCTGTTACTATTATTGCTACTGGTTTCAATGTAGAACAGCAGGACGAAATCACCAATACTGAAACTAAAAAGATCATCCATACATTAGAGGATGAGCAAAAAGCGGAACACGAATTCCCTTCAAATAAACAAAATCCGGGTTCTTTTACTGAATTGCCTTTAGTTGAAGAAGATAAGGAAGAAGAAGCTCCAAAAAAGATCGTTCATACTTTAGATGAAAATTTAGAGGAAATGGATAGCGCTCAACCGCAAACAAAACGTGAAGAGCCGCAACCAAAACCGCAGATGCAGCCTCAAGCAAGACCGCAACAAAAGGAAGTAGTTCGCAATGAGCCTTCTCCGGCACCTGCTAAAGATCCTGATCTTTATACGCCGCCATCGGCGTACAATATGGATGTGTTTTACGATGATGTAAATCCTGAAGATTTTGTTATCAATGACACTAATGCTGAATCTGATAATTCTGGAAATGAGGAAGATGAAGATGATCAGTTTATGTTTACATTCGACTTTCCTATAAATAAAGAGCAGCAAAAAGAACCAGTTTCAAGAGAACAAGTTGAAGCTCCAAAGCAGCAACCACAGCAGGAAGTAAAGCAACAATCGGTAATTAGACATACGCTTAATACTGATGAGCCGACAAATGAGGTGAAGGATATCGAAGTAAACGAGCCTGTTGAAGTTGTTTCAGCTTCAGAAAACTCAGCTGAAGGTGCTGTGAAAAGATACAGTCTGGACGATTATATGGAGTTTGAACAGCAGTTAGAGAATTCTAAACCGGCAAGCAAACCTAAAAAGGAAGAGCCAAAGGAAGAAAGTATCGCTTTTGAAAAACGAACTGTGCAACCAGCTCCACAAAAGGAAGATTCTCAAGATGAAAATCCTTTTAATAATCCAATCCCAGAGCATGTTGTTGAACGTGCTGCTGAGCGTAGAGCGAAAATGAAAGAATTCAATTATAAGTTTAGAAGTAATGCTTCTCAAATTGAAGAAATAGAAAAGCAACCGGCTTATAAAAGAGCAGGAATTAATCTTGATAGTTCTAATCCTGGAGAAAGTAAAATGTCACGTACCACTTTGGGACAGGACGAAAATAACGATCTCCAGTTCAGAAGAAATAATTCATTTCTACATGATAATGTAGACTAG
- a CDS encoding S66 peptidase family protein gives MERRKFLQNIGLTSLALPLTSYASNTFYGNKSTAKTLKPKALKEGDTIGIVSPASAIFETEPYQIAKASFEAMGLKVKFGKNIKKRYGHLAGTDKERASELNDMFKDDEVNAIIALRGGSGSARILDLLDYEVIKSNPKIFIGYSDITALHLAIFQKTGLVTFHAPVAVSTWNSFSVSHLKAILFDKESTLLENPKSIGDNLVQTKNLTRTINSGKVKAKLLGGNLSVLTGIMGSDYFPKDWTDKILYIEDVGEKVYAVDRMMTQLQLGGVLDQIKGFVFGKCTECDPGGSGYGSLTLEEVLDHYIKPLDIPAFSGAMIGHIDDNSTIPNGIEAEINADSGSIQLLEAAVI, from the coding sequence ATGGAAAGACGCAAATTTCTACAAAATATTGGCTTAACCAGCCTTGCACTACCTTTAACCTCCTATGCAAGCAATACTTTCTACGGAAATAAAAGCACGGCAAAAACCCTAAAACCGAAAGCTCTAAAAGAAGGAGACACAATTGGAATTGTAAGTCCTGCAAGTGCGATTTTTGAAACTGAGCCTTACCAAATAGCTAAAGCTTCTTTTGAAGCTATGGGATTGAAAGTAAAATTCGGTAAAAACATTAAAAAGCGATACGGTCATCTTGCGGGTACCGATAAAGAAAGAGCATCAGAATTAAACGATATGTTTAAAGATGATGAAGTAAACGCTATAATCGCATTGCGTGGTGGTTCGGGTTCGGCTAGAATTCTGGATTTATTGGATTATGAAGTAATCAAAAGTAACCCGAAAATATTTATTGGCTATAGCGATATTACGGCGCTTCATTTAGCTATTTTCCAAAAAACAGGATTAGTTACATTTCATGCTCCGGTAGCCGTTTCTACATGGAATAGTTTTAGTGTTTCTCATCTAAAAGCGATTCTTTTTGATAAGGAAAGTACGCTTTTAGAAAACCCAAAATCCATTGGCGACAATTTAGTGCAGACCAAAAATCTTACTCGAACTATTAATTCTGGAAAGGTAAAAGCTAAACTTCTTGGCGGAAATTTATCGGTTCTTACCGGTATTATGGGTAGCGATTATTTTCCTAAAGATTGGACAGATAAAATTTTATATATCGAGGATGTTGGAGAGAAAGTATATGCAGTCGATCGTATGATGACTCAACTTCAACTTGGTGGCGTTTTAGATCAAATTAAAGGTTTCGTTTTTGGAAAATGTACTGAATGTGATCCCGGAGGAAGTGGCTACGGAAGTTTAACTTTAGAAGAAGTTTTAGATCACTACATTAAGCCGTTAGATATTCCTGCATTTAGTGGTGCCATGATTGGACATATTGATGATAACAGCACCATCCCGAATGGAATTGAAGCTGAAATTAATGCCGATTCGGGCTCTATTCAATTATTAGAAGCCGCAGTAATATGA
- a CDS encoding D-alanyl-D-alanine carboxypeptidase/D-alanyl-D-alanine-endopeptidase: MKNTTLLLFSLITIALTSCASSKKTTRNLEAIFENSPEFKQGFAGLVIYDPETKKTIFNKNGDKYFTPASNTKLVTFYTSLKTLGDSIPAIKYAIYGDSLIFKGTGDPSLLYDDLSSENILQFLAETDKKLFLLKTNYTEEHFGPGWAWDDFNGSYSAERNAFPIYGNTLQFEFDKNLDSPKIYPDVFIDSVYAEENTELTKNVYRDKNSNKFLYTQFKRTENYTQDVPFITSEFTSAKLLSDTIRKEVMLIKKLPKNIQLDQVIYSNKADSLYKKMLQESDNFIAEQLLLLSAEKLSDTLKTNIAINYAQENLLNDLPDKINWHDGSGLTRYNLFTPRSLIALINKITAEIGEERFKSLLPVGGESGTLKNSYKANESYIYAKSGSLRNNHSLSGLLITKSGKTLYFSFMNSNYIVPYSQLTKAMEEVLKTVRNQY, translated from the coding sequence TTGAAAAATACGACCCTATTACTTTTCTCCTTAATCACCATTGCGCTTACAAGCTGCGCTTCTTCCAAAAAAACCACTAGAAATTTAGAAGCCATATTCGAGAATTCTCCTGAATTTAAGCAAGGTTTCGCTGGTTTGGTTATTTATGATCCGGAGACTAAAAAAACAATATTCAATAAAAATGGAGACAAATATTTTACTCCGGCATCTAACACGAAGCTAGTTACTTTTTACACTTCTTTAAAGACACTTGGTGATTCTATCCCAGCTATAAAATATGCTATTTACGGCGATAGTCTTATTTTTAAAGGAACTGGCGACCCAAGTTTGTTGTATGACGACTTAAGCAGTGAAAATATACTTCAGTTTCTTGCTGAAACTGATAAAAAATTGTTTCTCCTAAAAACAAATTACACGGAAGAACATTTTGGGCCCGGTTGGGCTTGGGATGATTTTAATGGAAGTTATTCAGCGGAAAGAAATGCTTTCCCGATCTACGGAAATACCCTTCAGTTTGAATTCGACAAGAATCTTGATTCGCCCAAAATCTATCCGGATGTTTTTATCGATTCAGTTTATGCTGAAGAGAATACAGAATTAACAAAGAATGTTTATCGCGATAAAAACAGCAACAAATTTCTGTACACTCAATTTAAAAGAACAGAAAATTATACTCAGGATGTTCCTTTTATTACTTCAGAATTTACCTCAGCAAAACTTTTAAGCGACACGATTAGAAAAGAAGTGATGCTTATAAAAAAACTTCCTAAAAATATCCAATTAGACCAGGTAATCTATAGCAATAAAGCCGATAGCCTTTATAAAAAAATGCTTCAGGAAAGTGATAATTTTATAGCTGAACAACTTTTGTTGCTTTCCGCAGAAAAATTGTCTGATACCCTTAAAACTAATATCGCCATAAATTACGCGCAGGAAAATTTATTGAATGACCTCCCGGACAAAATAAATTGGCACGATGGGTCCGGCCTTACCAGATACAATCTATTTACCCCAAGAAGTCTTATTGCACTTATCAATAAAATTACTGCTGAAATTGGTGAGGAAAGATTCAAATCGCTTTTGCCTGTAGGTGGAGAGTCAGGTACACTTAAAAATAGCTATAAAGCCAACGAATCTTATATTTACGCTAAATCTGGATCGCTGAGAAATAATCACTCCTTAAGCGGATTATTAATTACCAAAAGCGGAAAGACATTATATTTTAGTTTTATGAATAGTAATTACATTGTTCCTTATTCGCAACTTACAAAAGCAATGGAAGAAGTTCTAAAAACTGTTCGTAACCAGTATTAA
- a CDS encoding 7-carboxy-7-deazaguanine synthase QueE codes for MITEETQELVDRGIMLPLMEEFYTIQGEGFHKGTAAYFIRIGGCDVGCHWCDVKESWDAGLHPPTHVGEIVEKATKFSKTIVITGGEPLTWDMTTLTSTLKKQDCQIHIETSGAYPLTGIWDWICLSPKKIKLPEPEIYPLAHELKVIIFNKHDFKFAEEQAAQVSENCILYLQPEWSNRDKVIPMIVDYVMKNPRWKVSLQTHKYLNIP; via the coding sequence ATGATTACAGAAGAAACACAGGAGCTGGTAGACAGAGGAATAATGCTTCCGCTAATGGAAGAATTTTATACTATCCAGGGCGAAGGATTTCATAAAGGAACAGCTGCTTATTTTATTAGGATTGGTGGTTGCGATGTTGGTTGCCATTGGTGTGATGTAAAGGAAAGTTGGGATGCAGGTTTGCATCCCCCAACACATGTAGGCGAAATTGTAGAAAAAGCCACTAAGTTTAGTAAAACGATCGTTATTACAGGAGGAGAGCCGTTAACATGGGATATGACGACTTTAACTTCTACACTTAAAAAGCAGGATTGCCAGATACATATCGAAACTTCGGGAGCTTATCCACTTACCGGAATATGGGATTGGATCTGTCTTTCTCCTAAAAAAATTAAATTACCTGAGCCTGAGATTTATCCTTTGGCGCATGAACTTAAAGTGATTATCTTTAATAAGCATGATTTTAAGTTCGCAGAAGAACAGGCAGCGCAGGTAAGTGAAAACTGTATTTTGTATCTACAGCCAGAGTGGAGTAATCGTGATAAAGTAATACCGATGATTGTAGATTACGTAATGAAAAATCCAAGATGGAAGGTTTCATTACAAACTCATAAATATTTGAATATACCGTAA
- a CDS encoding DUF2911 domain-containing protein — MKKLMIMTVLALGLSGTATLSAQTQGPNFAKMDVSPMDIALYRNDNNEPIARVIYSRPQRRDREVFGKLVPFGEVWRTGANEATEVTFYKDVMIAGAKIDAGSYTLYSIPKEKEWTIILNKKTLTWGAYEYSSEMDLARINVPVRQMQNSVDALSMSFEKDEETKGANLLIGWDKSYVKIPMKVAK; from the coding sequence ATGAAGAAATTAATGATAATGACCGTTTTAGCTTTAGGACTTAGCGGTACAGCAACACTTTCTGCACAAACTCAAGGACCTAATTTTGCAAAAATGGATGTGAGTCCTATGGATATCGCATTATACCGTAACGATAATAATGAGCCAATTGCTAGAGTAATCTACAGTAGGCCACAACGTAGAGATCGCGAAGTTTTTGGAAAACTAGTGCCTTTTGGCGAAGTTTGGAGAACAGGGGCTAACGAAGCTACCGAGGTAACGTTTTACAAAGATGTGATGATCGCAGGCGCTAAAATCGATGCGGGAAGTTATACTTTATATTCTATTCCGAAAGAAAAAGAATGGACTATCATATTGAATAAAAAAACGCTTACCTGGGGAGCTTACGAATATAGCTCTGAAATGGACCTTGCGAGAATCAACGTACCAGTTAGACAGATGCAAAATTCGGTAGACGCCTTATCAATGAGTTTTGAGAAAGATGAAGAAACTAAAGGTGCAAATCTTTTAATTGGATGGGATAAGAGTTACGTAAAAATCCCTATGAAAGTTGCCAAATAA